The following are encoded in a window of Castanea sativa cultivar Marrone di Chiusa Pesio chromosome 9, ASM4071231v1 genomic DNA:
- the LOC142608694 gene encoding F-box/kelch-repeat protein At1g57790-like encodes MKKAENEKSLKNAEDFVQLYLCKKDQEKKLWSDLPQELLDLVVKHLRDTESRITFRSICRSWRSSPPIYRPLPFPTLLDSPCLLTLGGSKCRIYHPLYNGPYQMDIPALLGVRIRYSKNGWLLLSSDKGDDRSVFFFHPFNMTKIELPCLPFAIETMTFSTPPTDDDCFVIGIPFLAREFCIIRRGEESWRIFPFTVMIPDDIQLLSNCNPILYEGMCYCLCQVPVVAVFDPNERRWRITYPIRFPKALLYKLVHNYLVEGNGKLFAVFEVKDYEPCIHVFSLNLDTMKWDAVKNLGNQMLYVSLGSSFLEMAVKRGMRNKIYLPNVQDNKCVIYSLKTNECRSFFSNYFTRISTHGKEHYNCTWIKPALVTLDEDLKW; translated from the coding sequence atgaaaaaagcTGAGAATGAAAAATCCTTGAAGAATGCTGAAGATTTTGTTCAGTTATACTTATGCAAGAAAGACCAAGAGAAGAAACTGTGGTCTGACCTTCCACAAGAACTTCTTGATCTAGTGGTGAAACATCTACGTGATACAGAAAGCCGTATTACCTTTCGTTCCATATGCAGATCATGGCGTTCAAGTCCACCAATATATCGGCCTCTTCCATTTCCAACCTTATTGGATTCTCCATGTTTGCTAACTTTGGGTGGCAGCAAATGCAGGATTTATCATCCATTATACAATGGTCCTTACCAAATGGACATTCCAGCATTGTTGGGTGTCCGAATCCGGTACTCGAAAAATGGATGGTTGCTCTTATCTAGTGATAAAGGTGACGACCGAAGTGTCTTTTTCTTCCACCCCTTCAATATGACTAAAATAGAACTTCCTTGTTTACCGTTTGCAATCGAGACGATGACTTTTTCAACACCTCCCACTGATGATGATTGTTTTGTTATTGGAATACCATTTTTAGCTCGTGAATTTTGTATTATTAGGCGTGGCGAAGAGAGCTGGAGGATTTTTCCATTTACAGTGATGATTCCAGATGACATtcaattattatctaattgcAATCCCATTTTATATGAAGGAATGTGCTACTGTTTGTGCCAGGTACCTGTGGTGGCTGTCTTTGATCCTAATGAACGTCGTTGGAGAATTACTTATCCTATTCGATTTCCAAAAGCACTGCTTTATAAACTTGTACATAATTACTTGGTGGAAGGTAATGGGAAGTTGTTTGCAGTGTTTGAAGTCAAAGATTATGAGCCATGTATACATGTTTTCTCATTGAACCTTGACACGATGAAATGGGATGCAGTAAAAAATCTGGGAAATCAAATGCTCTATGTAAGTCTTGGGAGTTCCTTCTTAGAAATGGCTGTGAAGAGAGGAATGCGCAATAAGATTTACTTGCCGAATGTCCAAGACAACAAGTGCGTAATCTACTCTCTCAAAACCAACGAGTGCAGGTCCTTTTTCAGTAATTACTTTACCAGAATTTCAACCCATGGAAAAGAACATTACAATTGCACTTGGATCAAACCCGCACTTGTAACTTTGGATGAAGACTTAAAATGGTGA